The Elaeis guineensis isolate ETL-2024a chromosome 13, EG11, whole genome shotgun sequence genome includes a region encoding these proteins:
- the LOC105056791 gene encoding protein EXORDIUM-like 2: MPTLPPFKPSQASATETHSLPLPLPMGRSEAFSLPITLLLLSLLLFPYSMADPRKLSLVQQQPLVLQYHNGPLLTGNLTVHLLWYGRFSASQRSIIADFVRSLSAVSPAAPSTASWWSTTARYRGAATRISLGLQLLDEKYSLGKSLTSADLVTLAARAGHHRDSVTAVLTSSDVAVEGFCMSRCGTHGSAPAGRRGRVRFTYLWVGDSEVQCPGQCAWPFHQPMYGPQTPPLVAPNGDVGMDGMVINLATLLAGTVTNPYGDGYYQGPATAPLEAVTACTGMFGSGAYPGYPGKTLLDPTTGASYNAKGLAARKYLLPAMWDPKTSQCTTLV; encoded by the coding sequence ATGCCTACCCTTCCTCCTTTCAAGCCAAGCCAAGCATCAGCCACCGAAACccactctctccctctccctcttcccatGGGTAGATCGGAAGCTTTCTCTCTTCCTATcactctcctcctcctctctctcctcctcttcccCTACTCCATGGCCGACCCAAGGAAGCTTAGCCTGGTCCAGCAGCAGCCCCTAGTCCTCCAGTATCACAACGGTCCCCTCCTCACCGGTAACCTGACCGTCCACCTTCTATGGTACGGCCGCTTCTCTGCCTCCCAGCGCTCCATCATCGCCGACTTTGTCCGCTCCCTCTCTGCCGTTTCTCCGGCGGCTCCCTCCACCGCCTCCTGGTGGAGCACCACCGCCCGGTACCGCGGCGCCGCCACGCGCATCTCCCTCGGCCTCCAACTCCTCGACGAGAAATATTCCCTTGGGAAATCCCTCACCTCCGCAGACCTCGTCACCCTCGCCGCCCGCGCCGGCCACCATCGCGACTCCGTCACCGCCGTCTTGACGTCCTCCGACGTCGCCGTCGAGGGATTCTGCATGAGCCGGTGCGGGACCCATGGGTCCGCCCCGGCCGGCCGCCGCGGCCGGGTCCGGTTCACGTACCTCTGGGTCGGCGACTCGGAGGTCCAGTGCCCGGGCCAGTGCGCCTGGCCCTTCCACCAGCCCATGTACGGCCCACAGACCCCGCCGTTAGTTGCGCCCAACGGCGACGTCGGCATGGACGGGATGGTGATCAACTTGGCCACGCTGCTGGCAGGGACGGTGACGAACCCCTACGGCGACGGATACTATCAGGGGCCGGCGACGGCGCCGTTAGAGGCCGTGACGGCGTGCACGGGGATGTTCGGGAGTGGGGCCTACCCGGGTTACCCGGGGAAGACGCTGCTGGACCCCACCACTGGGGCCAGTTATAATGCGAAGGGATTGGCTGCTAGGAAGTATCTGCTGCCCGCCATGTGGGACCCAAAGACGTCGCAATGTACTACCCTTGTGTAG
- the LOC105056788 gene encoding uncharacterized protein, which translates to MADGEPSSSPPSSSTMAADAGSPLRQSVCCACGGPIASVASPPPWTDASPPPAYRPIRAPAINAPSQTNAIILAPVPQPLPVPLASPPYHFETPSKRISSPDDIRRFHSSDSGRHFLGFVAALSHSVRGRKLSDPVPPLSQTLTSLLSLLQTLTSWIDEIPPLPHPARYGNPAYRSWHARLSAEAPALLLALLPSDKLRPATDELLPYLLDSFGNASRIDYGTGHETNFAAFLYCLARLGLIWEEDHPAVVTRVFVAYLELMRKLQTTYCLEPAGSHGVWGLDDYHFLPFIFGSAQLIDHKYMKPKSIHNQDILDNFSHEYMYLACVAFVKKVKKGVFAEHSPMLDDISAVPTWSKVNSGMLKMYKAEVLEKVPIMQHFLFGSLIKWE; encoded by the coding sequence atggccGACGGTGAGCCCTCCTCCTCCCCTCCGTCCTCCTCCACCATGGCCGCCGACGCCGGATCGCCGCTGCGACAGTCGGTCTGCTGTGCCTGCGGCGGACCCATCGCCTCCgtggcctccccgccaccatggACCGACGCCTCCCCACCGCCGGCCTATCGCCCGATCCGCGCGCCGGCGATCAACGCCCCCTCCCAGACCAACGCCATCATCCTCGCCCCCGTCCCCCAGCCCCTCCCCGTCCCCCTCGCCTCTCCCCCTTACCACTTCGAAACCCCCTCCAAGCGCATCTCCTCTCCTGACGACATTCGCCGCTTCCACTCCTCCGATTCCGGCCGCCATTTCCTCGGCTTCGTCGCTGCCCTCTCCCACTCCGTTCGTGGTCGCAAGCTCTCCGACCCCGTCCCCCCACTCTCCCAAACCCTcacctccctcctctccctcctccaAACCCTAACCTCCTGGATCGACGAGATCCCCCCACTCCCCCACCCCGCCCGCTACGGCAACCCTGCCTACCGATCCTGGCATGCCCGCCTGTCCGCCGAGGCCCCCGCCCTCCTCCTCGCCCTCCTCCCCTCCGACAAGCTCCGCCCCGCCACAGACGAGCTCCTTCCCTACCTCCTTGACTCGTTCGGCAACGCCTCCCGCATCGACTACGGCACCGGCCACGAGACCAACTTCGCCGCCTTCCTCTACTGCCTCGCGCGCCTCGGCCTCATTTGGGAGGAGGACCACCCTGCCGTCGTCACCAGGGTCTTCGTCGCCTATCTTGAACTCATGCGCAAGCTTCAGACCACCTACTGCCTCGAGCCCGCCGGGTCTCACGGCGTCTGGGGCCTCGATGATTACCACTTCCTCCCCTTCATCTTTGGCTCAGCTCAGCTCATTGATCACAAGTATATGAAGCCCAAGTCGATTCACAACCAGGATATTCTCGATAACTTCTCCCATGAGTATATGTATTTGGCCTGTGTTGCCTTtgtgaagaaggtgaagaagggggTGTTCGCGGAACACTCCCCAATGCTCGATGACATTAGTGCGGTCCCAACGTGGAGCAAGGTGAACAGCGGGATGCTGAAGATGTATAAAGCTGAGGTGCTTGAGAAGGTACCGATCATGCAGCATTTTCTCTTTGGATCACTTATCAAATG
- the LOC105056792 gene encoding protein EXORDIUM-like 2 produces the protein MATLPALSLPLATLTLSLLLLFHSSAAAPRKLIQVQQQPLVLKYHKGPLLTGNLTINLLWYGRFSATQRSIIADFLLSLSAASPPPPPSAASWWHTTALYGGSAPRLFLGRQLLDDHYSVGKSLSPSQLSLLASKPGASPTNINVVLTSVDVAVDGFCSSRCGTHGPLAGSAGFIWTGDSEVQCPGQCAWPFHQPVYGPQTPPLVAPNSDVGMDGVVINLATLLAGAVTNPDGNGYFQGPADAPLEAVSACTGIFGSGAYPGYPGRVLVDQTSGASYNARGLDGRKYLLPAMWDPKTSQCSTLV, from the coding sequence ATGGCCACCTTGCCTGCTCTCTCTCTACCACTCGCCACCCTTaccctctctctcctcctcttgtTCCACTCCTCCGCAGCTGCCCCCAGAAAGCTTATTCAGGTCCAGCAGCAGCCCCTAGTCCTTAAGTACCACAAAGGCCCCCTCCTCACCGGTAACCTCACCATCAACCTCCTCTGGTACGGCCGCTTCTCCGCCACCCAGCGTTCCATCATCGCCGacttcctcctctccctctcggCGGCTTCTCCGCCGCCACCCCCCTCTGCCGCCTCCTGGTGGCACACCACCGCCCTCTACGGCGGCTCCGCCCCCCGTCTCTTCCTTGGCCGCCAGCTCCTCGACGATCACTACTCCGTCGGCaaatccctctctccctcccaaCTCTCCCTCTTAGCCTCTAAACCTGGCGCCTCCCCCACCAACATCAACGTAGTCCTCACCTCCGTTGATGTTGCTGTCGACGGCTTCTGCTCGAGCCGATGCGGGACCCACGGCCCGCTCGCCGGCTCGGCCGGGTTCATCTGGACCGGCGACTCGGAGGTCCAGTGCCCGGGTCAGTGTGCCTGGCCGTTCCACCAGCCGGTCTACGGCCCCCAAACCCCGCCGTTAGTCGCGCCTAACAGCGACGTCGGCATGGACGGCGTCGTCATTAACCTCGCCACCTTGTTGGCCGGAGCGGTGACTAATCCTGACGGTAACGGCTACTTCCAGGGGCCGGCGGATGCGCCGTTGGAGGCGGTATCCGCTTGTACCGGGATATTCGGAAGCGGGGCTTATCCCGGATATCCCGGCCGGGTCCTGGTGGATCAAACCAGTGGGGCCAGTTACAACGCGAGGGGATTGGATGGGAGGAAGTATTTGCTGCCGGCGATGTGGGACCCTAAGACGTCTCAGTGTTCCACCCTCGTATAG